From a region of the Mycolicibacterium sp. MU0050 genome:
- a CDS encoding contact-dependent growth inhibition system immunity protein produces the protein MSSHPTSHDFDQFFGAYFHEDWDLEAEDWEGIVDLYSSSPTRTPERLRLLADRIDEMRENQSETEICTTVVGMGGCYDPRPERTYDSWLRQVTERLRRHASAAENHTAG, from the coding sequence ATGAGTAGTCATCCCACGTCGCACGACTTTGACCAGTTCTTCGGAGCCTATTTCCACGAGGATTGGGACCTTGAAGCGGAAGACTGGGAAGGGATCGTTGACCTCTACTCGTCTTCGCCGACCCGGACGCCTGAGCGGCTGCGACTGCTCGCTGACCGAATCGACGAAATGCGCGAAAACCAAAGCGAAACGGAGATCTGCACCACCGTCGTCGGTATGGGCGGTTGCTACGACCCGCGACCCGAACGGACCTACGACTCATGGCTCCGGCAAGTAACCGAGCGACTCCGCAGGCACGCGTCCGCGGCCGAGAACCACACGGCGGGTTGA
- the hsaB gene encoding 3-hydroxy-9,10-secoandrosta-1,3,5(10)-triene-9,17-dione monooxygenase reductase subunit — MADAPIDPRAFRNALGQFCTGVTIITTVHDDAPVGFACQSFAALSLDPPMVLFCPTKQSRSWAAIEASGRFCVNILHEDQQHVSARFGSREPDKFAGIDWTPSPLGSPMIDGSLAHIDCTVASVNDGGDHFVVFGAVRSLVEDAKKKPRPLLFYRGQYTGIEPDKNTPADWRNDLEAFITATTADTWL; from the coding sequence ATGGCCGACGCCCCGATCGATCCGCGCGCATTCCGCAATGCGCTCGGCCAGTTCTGCACGGGCGTCACGATCATCACGACGGTGCACGACGACGCGCCGGTCGGGTTCGCCTGCCAGTCGTTCGCGGCGTTGTCGTTGGATCCGCCGATGGTGCTCTTCTGCCCCACCAAGCAGTCGAGGTCGTGGGCGGCGATCGAGGCCAGCGGACGGTTCTGCGTCAACATCCTGCACGAGGATCAGCAGCACGTCTCGGCGCGCTTCGGGTCGCGCGAACCGGACAAGTTCGCCGGCATCGATTGGACCCCATCGCCGTTGGGCTCGCCGATGATCGACGGTTCGCTGGCGCACATCGACTGCACCGTGGCCTCGGTGAACGACGGCGGCGACCATTTCGTGGTGTTCGGCGCGGTGCGGTCGCTGGTCGAGGACGCTAAGAAGAAGCCGCGGCCGCTGCTGTTCTATCGTGGCCAGTACACCGGTATCGAGCCGGACAAGAACACGCCGGCGGATTGGCGCAACGACCTGGAGGCGTTCATCACCGCGACCACCGCCGATACCTGGCTGTAA
- a CDS encoding RNase A-like domain-containing protein codes for MIASHVAQTADDLAARLEDFPRMTAVSSFGSTDEAAAAVTAALQQNQAKVDDWLATGAIDKLRMDASFSGGTVMKRGSSDIVVGTGAKVVLKGDGRGGWYVLTGFPTA; via the coding sequence TTGATTGCGAGCCATGTTGCCCAAACGGCGGACGATCTGGCCGCGCGGCTTGAGGACTTTCCAAGAATGACGGCGGTCTCGTCCTTTGGCTCGACCGACGAGGCGGCGGCGGCGGTGACCGCCGCACTTCAGCAGAATCAAGCGAAAGTGGACGATTGGTTAGCAACAGGCGCGATCGACAAACTTCGAATGGATGCGTCTTTCAGCGGCGGTACCGTGATGAAGCGCGGCTCCTCCGACATTGTCGTTGGCACCGGCGCTAAAGTAGTGCTCAAAGGTGACGGTAGAGGCGGATGGTACGTGCTGACAGGGTTCCCGACGGCATGA
- a CDS encoding acyl-CoA dehydrogenase family protein, with translation MKFDLDDQQRDFAASIDAALGAADLPAAVRAWSVGDTGPGRKVWSTLAELGVTALNVAEEHDGIGAHPVDLVVAGERLGYWCVPGPVTESVAVAPVLLAGGPDAAERSAGLAAGELVATVSAPVQPRALNADFAGLTLVADQQVHDGTVGAGHESVDPSRKLFDVTASGPGWDADVERASQFGALLTAAQLVGAGQAMLDASVEYAKQRTQFGRVIGSYQAIKHKLADVHIALELARPLVYGAALSLGDDSPDTVRDVSAAKVAAADAGLLAARSALQTHGAIGFTQEHDLGLLLLRAQALRSAWGDPTYHRRRVLEAL, from the coding sequence GTGAAGTTCGATCTGGACGACCAGCAGCGCGACTTCGCGGCGAGCATCGACGCCGCATTGGGCGCGGCCGACCTGCCCGCCGCGGTGCGGGCCTGGTCGGTCGGCGACACCGGTCCCGGCCGCAAGGTGTGGTCGACGCTGGCCGAACTGGGTGTCACCGCACTCAACGTGGCCGAGGAACACGACGGCATCGGCGCGCACCCGGTGGATTTGGTGGTCGCCGGGGAGCGGCTGGGGTACTGGTGCGTGCCCGGGCCCGTCACCGAATCGGTGGCCGTGGCCCCGGTGTTGCTGGCCGGCGGGCCCGACGCCGCCGAGCGCAGCGCCGGGCTGGCCGCCGGTGAATTGGTCGCCACGGTCAGCGCACCGGTGCAACCCCGGGCCCTCAACGCCGACTTCGCCGGCCTGACCCTGGTCGCCGACCAGCAGGTGCACGACGGCACCGTCGGCGCTGGCCACGAGTCCGTCGACCCGAGCCGAAAGTTGTTCGACGTCACCGCGTCCGGGCCCGGCTGGGACGCCGATGTCGAACGCGCCTCGCAGTTCGGGGCGCTGCTCACCGCCGCGCAACTGGTGGGCGCGGGACAGGCGATGCTCGACGCCTCGGTCGAATACGCCAAGCAGCGCACCCAGTTCGGCCGGGTGATCGGCTCGTATCAGGCCATCAAGCACAAGCTCGCCGACGTGCACATCGCGCTGGAACTGGCGCGCCCGCTGGTGTACGGCGCGGCGTTGTCGCTCGGCGATGACAGCCCGGACACGGTCCGCGACGTCAGTGCGGCCAAGGTGGCCGCCGCCGACGCCGGGCTGCTGGCGGCGCGCTCGGCGCTGCAGACCCACGGGGCGATCGGGTTCACCCAGGAACACGACCTGGGCCTGCTGCTGCTGCGCGCCCAGGCGTTGCGCTCGGCCTGGGGCGACCCGACCTACCACCGCCGACGCGTACTGGAGGCACTGTGA
- a CDS encoding acyl-CoA dehydrogenase family protein, with translation MDLHFTEETAAFRAEVRDFLTAHRDDFPTKSYDTAEGFEQHRRWDKILYDAGLSVITWPERYGGRDASLLEWVVYEEEYFHAGAPGRASANGTSMLAPTLFAHGTPEQLDRILPKMASGEEIWAQAWSEPESGSDLASLRSTATKTDGGWKLNGQKIWSSRAPFGEKAFGLFRSDPEAQRHKGLTYFMFDLKAEGITVRPIAQLGGDTGFGEIFLDDVFVPDEDVIGAPHEGWRAAMSTSSNERGMSLRSPARFTSAAERLVQLWKSQPDKSIRDEFGTRVADAWIKAQAYRLQTFGTVTRLAAGGELGAESSVTKVFWSELDVDLHQTALDLRGADGELTEPWTDGYLFALGGPIYAGTNEIQRNIIAERLLGMPREAKK, from the coding sequence ATGGATCTCCACTTCACCGAGGAGACCGCGGCGTTCCGCGCCGAGGTCCGCGACTTCCTGACCGCCCACCGCGACGACTTCCCGACGAAGTCGTACGACACCGCCGAGGGATTCGAGCAGCACCGCCGCTGGGACAAGATCCTCTACGACGCCGGCCTGTCGGTGATCACCTGGCCGGAGCGCTACGGCGGCCGCGACGCCTCGCTGCTGGAGTGGGTGGTCTACGAGGAGGAGTACTTCCACGCCGGCGCTCCCGGCCGCGCCAGCGCCAACGGCACCTCGATGCTGGCCCCGACGTTGTTCGCGCACGGCACCCCTGAGCAGCTCGACCGCATCCTGCCGAAGATGGCCAGCGGCGAAGAGATCTGGGCGCAGGCCTGGTCGGAACCCGAATCCGGCAGCGACCTGGCCTCGCTGCGTTCCACCGCGACCAAGACCGACGGCGGCTGGAAGCTGAACGGCCAGAAGATCTGGAGTTCCCGCGCGCCCTTCGGCGAGAAGGCCTTCGGATTGTTCCGCTCCGACCCCGAGGCGCAGCGCCACAAGGGCCTGACCTACTTCATGTTCGACCTGAAGGCCGAGGGCATCACCGTGCGGCCCATCGCCCAGCTCGGCGGCGACACCGGCTTCGGGGAGATCTTCCTCGACGATGTCTTTGTTCCCGACGAGGACGTGATCGGCGCACCCCACGAGGGGTGGCGGGCCGCGATGAGCACCTCGAGCAACGAGCGCGGCATGTCGCTGCGCAGCCCGGCGCGTTTCACCTCGGCCGCCGAACGGCTGGTCCAGCTGTGGAAGTCCCAGCCGGACAAGTCCATTCGCGACGAGTTCGGGACGCGGGTGGCCGACGCCTGGATCAAGGCGCAGGCCTATCGGCTGCAGACCTTCGGCACCGTCACCCGGCTGGCCGCCGGTGGCGAGCTGGGCGCGGAATCCTCGGTGACCAAGGTGTTCTGGTCCGAGTTGGACGTCGACCTGCACCAGACGGCACTGGATCTGCGCGGCGCAGACGGCGAGCTGACCGAGCCCTGGACCGACGGATACCTGTTCGCCCTCGGCGGCCCGATCTACGCCGGTACCAACGAGATTCAACGCAACATCATCGCCGAGCGGCTGCTGGGTATGCCCCGGGAGGCAAAGAAGTGA
- the hsaC gene encoding iron-dependent extradiol dioxygenase HsaC, which translates to MSIRSLGYLRIEATDMAAWREYGLKVLGMVEGSGSTDGALYLRMDEFPARLVIVPGEHDRLLQSGWEAANAAGLQEIRRRLDVEGTPYKEATAAELAERRVYEMITFDDPSGNTLEVFHGVALEHRRVVSPYGHKFVTEEQGLGHVVLTTRDDMESLHFYRDVLGFKLRDSMRLPPQLVGRPADGEPAWLRFFGVNPRHHSLAFMPGETPSGIVHLMMEVESSDDVGLCLDRALRRKVPMSATLGRHVNDKMLSFYMKTPGGFDVEFGCEGLEVDDDDWVARESTAVSLWGHDFSIGFK; encoded by the coding sequence ATGAGCATCCGTTCACTGGGGTATCTGCGGATCGAGGCCACCGACATGGCGGCCTGGCGCGAGTACGGACTCAAGGTGCTCGGCATGGTCGAGGGGTCGGGCAGCACCGACGGTGCGCTGTACCTGCGGATGGACGAATTCCCCGCCCGCCTGGTCATCGTGCCGGGCGAGCACGACCGGTTGCTGCAATCCGGGTGGGAGGCCGCCAACGCGGCCGGGCTGCAGGAGATCCGCCGGCGCCTCGACGTCGAGGGCACCCCGTACAAGGAGGCCACCGCCGCCGAACTCGCCGAGCGCCGGGTCTACGAGATGATCACCTTCGACGACCCGTCGGGCAACACCCTGGAGGTGTTCCACGGTGTCGCCCTCGAGCACCGTCGCGTGGTCAGCCCGTACGGCCACAAGTTCGTCACCGAGGAGCAGGGGTTGGGCCACGTCGTGCTGACCACCCGCGACGACATGGAGTCGCTGCACTTCTACCGCGATGTGCTGGGCTTCAAGCTGCGCGACTCGATGCGTCTGCCACCGCAGCTGGTGGGCCGGCCGGCCGACGGCGAGCCGGCGTGGTTGCGCTTCTTCGGCGTCAACCCGCGGCACCACAGCTTGGCGTTTATGCCCGGCGAGACCCCAAGCGGCATCGTGCATCTCATGATGGAGGTGGAGAGCAGCGACGACGTCGGCCTGTGCCTGGACCGGGCCCTGCGCCGCAAGGTGCCCATGTCGGCGACTCTCGGCCGCCACGTCAACGACAAGATGCTGTCCTTCTACATGAAGACCCCCGGCGGGTTCGACGTCGAATTCGGTTGTGAGGGATTGGAAGTCGACGATGACGACTGGGTGGCGCGGGAGAGCACCGCAGTCAGCCTGTGGGGTCACGACTTCAGCATCGGATTCAAGTAG
- a CDS encoding contact-dependent growth inhibition system immunity protein: protein MSDNPVSEDLDQFFGAYFHQDWVFEADDWPGIVDSFVDGDRRPSAELLRQLAREIDCLRETRTEASLEHLLDKLGVYYDPRPLTFTAWLGQIADRLRSHADGIATE from the coding sequence ATGAGTGACAATCCAGTTTCCGAAGATCTCGATCAATTCTTCGGCGCCTATTTCCACCAGGACTGGGTTTTTGAGGCCGATGATTGGCCGGGAATAGTTGATAGCTTTGTCGACGGAGACAGGCGGCCGAGTGCCGAATTGCTGAGACAGTTGGCGCGAGAGATTGACTGTCTGCGGGAAACGCGCACCGAAGCCAGCCTTGAACACCTCTTGGATAAGCTCGGTGTGTACTACGATCCCCGACCGTTGACTTTCACCGCATGGCTTGGCCAAATCGCCGACAGGCTCCGGAGCCACGCTGACGGGATCGCGACCGAATGA
- a CDS encoding contact-dependent growth inhibition system immunity protein gives MSDGPVSWELDQFFGAYFHQDWVLEAEDWQGIVDSYVDVHPVVAELLDLAAEIDAVVNAHTELGLRQLMDELDVNYLPQPLTHKEWLGQVAERLRLHAHGIAAARRAVDQPSL, from the coding sequence ATGAGCGATGGCCCGGTGTCGTGGGAACTCGACCAGTTCTTCGGCGCCTACTTTCACCAGGACTGGGTCTTGGAGGCCGAGGATTGGCAGGGCATTGTCGATAGCTATGTCGACGTCCACCCCGTCGTGGCAGAGCTCTTGGATCTGGCCGCCGAGATCGACGCGGTGGTGAACGCCCACACCGAGCTTGGTCTCCGGCAACTCATGGACGAACTGGATGTCAACTACCTCCCGCAGCCGCTCACACACAAGGAATGGCTGGGGCAGGTCGCTGAGCGGCTGCGCCTGCACGCCCACGGGATCGCGGCCGCGCGTCGTGCCGTCGACCAACCCTCGCTCTGA
- a CDS encoding fibronectin-binding protein, with protein MITGFQQVPDWRLRIVNLMRAATKMTVLGAVVAVSALFHSSPAAADPNGPPPCEGPLAFVCGMVPMMPELEHDIDLTQQQPDGGAIDIEHLPPADVCTLGCV; from the coding sequence GTGATTACCGGCTTCCAGCAAGTACCGGATTGGCGATTGCGTATCGTCAACCTCATGCGCGCCGCAACGAAAATGACAGTTCTGGGAGCCGTCGTCGCGGTGAGTGCTCTGTTTCACAGTTCCCCCGCCGCGGCCGATCCAAACGGCCCGCCGCCATGTGAAGGGCCGCTGGCCTTCGTGTGCGGGATGGTGCCGATGATGCCGGAGCTCGAGCACGACATCGACCTGACCCAACAGCAGCCCGACGGTGGAGCCATCGACATCGAGCACCTGCCGCCGGCCGACGTGTGCACCCTGGGCTGCGTCTGA
- a CDS encoding DUF4344 domain-containing metallopeptidase: MSIRRLVRVTAGGVAGLLVLVSITGCGGGQAEPVAVPSTEPTRERVVVPKAPVESGEMFVVYEDAESPEAVEGRALLTDATLLEELAEDVNAMLVLPVDVPVNGRQCDEANAYWSPSEQAMTICYEDAELSRRIFDEAGEADVVASTLGAERATFYHELGHAVIDLYDLPFTGREEDVADQLAAVLLLQPDDDGQVDPENIAAARAYALMFQGYSEQEGGGAEEFPFWDVHEYDLARMYNFQCWIYGSDPEANASMVADGLVPEERADSCEDEFDRMSRAWYEMLEPHLRDE, translated from the coding sequence GTGTCGATCCGACGTCTCGTACGTGTGACCGCCGGCGGTGTGGCCGGGCTCCTGGTTCTGGTCAGCATCACCGGATGTGGGGGTGGCCAGGCCGAGCCGGTCGCCGTGCCCAGCACCGAGCCGACGCGCGAGCGGGTCGTGGTGCCGAAGGCGCCGGTGGAATCGGGGGAGATGTTCGTCGTCTATGAGGATGCCGAGTCGCCCGAGGCGGTCGAGGGCCGAGCCCTGCTCACTGACGCGACCCTGCTGGAGGAGCTGGCCGAGGACGTCAACGCCATGCTGGTGCTGCCGGTCGACGTGCCGGTGAACGGTCGGCAGTGCGACGAGGCCAACGCGTACTGGAGTCCCAGCGAGCAGGCGATGACCATCTGTTACGAGGACGCCGAGCTGAGCCGGCGCATCTTCGACGAGGCCGGTGAGGCCGACGTCGTCGCCTCCACCCTGGGCGCCGAACGGGCAACTTTCTACCACGAACTCGGCCACGCGGTGATCGACCTGTACGACCTGCCGTTCACCGGCCGAGAAGAAGATGTCGCCGACCAACTCGCGGCCGTCCTGCTGCTGCAGCCCGACGACGACGGGCAGGTGGACCCGGAGAACATCGCGGCCGCGCGGGCGTACGCGTTGATGTTCCAGGGTTACTCCGAGCAGGAGGGCGGCGGCGCCGAGGAGTTCCCGTTCTGGGACGTCCACGAGTACGACCTGGCCCGGATGTACAACTTCCAGTGCTGGATCTACGGCTCAGATCCAGAGGCCAACGCGTCGATGGTCGCCGACGGATTGGTGCCCGAGGAGCGCGCGGATTCCTGTGAAGATGAGTTCGACCGGATGTCGCGAGCCTGGTACGAGATGCTCGAACCGCATCTGCGCGACGAGTGA
- a CDS encoding alpha/beta fold hydrolase, giving the protein MPVFDTDRGPVYYRHWPAAQPRAAVILLHGFGEHTELYHRYGFALNAADIDLWAVDQYGHGLTGGERGDFGSMALSSSLADTVTDLAEEHRPGIPLIAQGHSFGSLVTLFRLLAAPQRYRAGIISGAPLVPIAAMLDPDTSLSLDPSWLSADPFYLDLLAHDPLAFVDADGAALARELDTAWDRMGGELGGLTVPTLALHGGADPIAAPGAVRAYAEQIDALQYREFAGARHDVLNESVHREVAAAAIEFIEQHT; this is encoded by the coding sequence ATGCCCGTCTTCGACACCGACCGCGGCCCCGTGTACTACCGACATTGGCCGGCGGCCCAACCGCGAGCCGCGGTGATTCTGCTGCACGGCTTCGGCGAACACACCGAGCTCTACCACCGCTACGGCTTCGCGTTAAACGCCGCAGACATCGACCTGTGGGCGGTCGATCAGTACGGCCACGGGCTGACCGGCGGGGAACGCGGCGACTTCGGCTCGATGGCGCTGAGTTCGTCGCTGGCCGACACCGTGACCGACCTCGCCGAAGAGCACCGGCCCGGGATTCCTCTTATCGCACAAGGACATTCGTTCGGCTCGCTGGTCACCCTGTTCCGACTGCTCGCCGCTCCGCAGCGCTACCGGGCCGGAATAATCTCCGGAGCACCGCTGGTCCCCATTGCCGCGATGCTCGACCCTGACACCTCGCTGAGTCTCGACCCGTCCTGGTTGTCCGCCGACCCGTTCTACCTCGACTTGCTCGCGCACGATCCGTTGGCCTTCGTCGACGCCGACGGCGCTGCCCTGGCGCGCGAACTCGACACGGCGTGGGACCGGATGGGCGGCGAACTGGGCGGGTTGACGGTCCCGACGTTGGCGTTGCACGGCGGCGCCGACCCGATCGCCGCGCCCGGGGCGGTGCGCGCCTACGCCGAACAGATCGACGCCCTGCAGTACCGAGAGTTCGCTGGGGCACGCCACGATGTCCTGAACGAGTCGGTGCATCGTGAGGTCGCCGCCGCGGCAATCGAGTTCATCGAACAGCACACCTGA
- a CDS encoding acyl-CoA dehydrogenase — protein MSTTNDERDLLVRTVRDLVAKHAGPEQVRAAMESEPGYDRNLWTLLCEQVGVAALVVPEEFGGAGGELADAAAVITELGRALVPSPLLGTTLAELALLAADTPDSETLEQLAAGALVGAVALDPEYVLHGDVADVVVGVADGALSRWTEFTATAHPTMDMTRRLASVQPTTTEPLAADPGLADTAAVLLAAESVGAASRCLELTVEYTKERVQFGRPIGSFQALKHRMADLYVKVQTAGAVVEEAVADPSPTTAALAHVTATEAFFDVAAEAIQLHGGIAITWEHDIQLYFKRAHANAQLLGQPAEYLRSLESEALAADVTS, from the coding sequence GTGAGCACGACCAACGACGAGCGTGACCTGCTGGTCCGGACCGTGCGCGACCTGGTCGCCAAACACGCTGGGCCCGAGCAGGTTCGCGCGGCGATGGAGTCCGAACCCGGCTACGACCGGAACCTGTGGACGTTGCTGTGCGAGCAGGTCGGCGTCGCCGCGCTGGTGGTGCCCGAGGAATTCGGCGGCGCCGGCGGGGAGCTCGCCGATGCTGCGGCCGTCATCACCGAACTCGGCCGCGCCCTGGTGCCCTCGCCGCTGCTGGGCACCACCCTGGCCGAGTTGGCGTTGCTGGCCGCCGACACCCCCGACTCCGAGACCCTCGAACAGCTGGCGGCCGGGGCGCTGGTGGGGGCGGTGGCCCTCGACCCCGAGTACGTGCTGCACGGGGACGTCGCCGATGTCGTCGTCGGCGTGGCAGACGGTGCGCTGAGCCGCTGGACCGAGTTCACCGCGACCGCGCACCCCACCATGGACATGACGCGGCGGTTGGCCAGCGTGCAGCCGACGACGACCGAACCGCTGGCCGCCGACCCGGGCCTGGCCGACACCGCCGCGGTGTTGCTCGCCGCCGAGTCGGTGGGCGCGGCGTCGCGGTGCCTGGAACTCACCGTCGAATACACCAAGGAACGGGTCCAGTTCGGCCGACCGATCGGGAGCTTCCAGGCGCTCAAGCACCGGATGGCCGACCTGTACGTGAAGGTGCAGACCGCCGGCGCCGTCGTCGAGGAGGCGGTGGCCGACCCGTCGCCCACCACCGCGGCGCTGGCCCACGTCACCGCCACCGAGGCGTTCTTCGACGTGGCCGCCGAGGCGATCCAGCTGCACGGCGGCATCGCGATCACCTGGGAGCACGACATCCAGCTGTACTTCAAGCGGGCCCACGCCAACGCCCAGCTGTTGGGGCAGCCCGCCGAGTACCTGCGCAGCCTGGAATCCGAGGCACTGGCGGCCGACGTAACCTCGTAA
- a CDS encoding pyridoxal phosphate-dependent aminotransferase: MDVWLAAAERQRSHGDLVNLSAGQPSVGAPEPVRAAAAAALEANELGYTVALGIPELREAIARSYDTTHGIAVDPADVVITTGSSGGFLLTFLACFDVGDRVVVASPGYPCYRNILSALGCEVVDLACGPDTRFQPNVAMLAAAHAAAPLAGVVVASPANPTGTVIPPEELAAIATWCAETGVRLISDEVYHGLVYPGAPETSCAWQTSRDAVVVNSFSKYFAMTGWRLGWLLVPESLQRAVDRLTGNFTICPPVLSQVAAVAAFTPESVAEAEGHLAHYSANRTRLLDGLRGIGIDRLAPTDGAFYVYADVSEFTTDSLGFCEKLLADTGVAIAPGIDFDPVRGGSYVRLSFAGPTSDIDEAVRRIGEWLR, encoded by the coding sequence ATGGACGTCTGGTTGGCCGCGGCCGAACGCCAGCGCAGCCACGGTGACCTGGTCAATTTGTCTGCCGGGCAGCCCAGCGTCGGCGCCCCGGAGCCGGTGCGCGCCGCCGCCGCCGCGGCGTTGGAGGCCAACGAGCTGGGTTACACCGTCGCGCTGGGTATCCCGGAGTTGCGTGAGGCGATCGCCCGCTCCTACGACACCACCCACGGCATCGCCGTCGACCCCGCCGACGTGGTGATCACCACCGGTTCCTCCGGCGGCTTCCTGCTGACCTTCCTGGCCTGCTTCGACGTCGGTGACCGCGTCGTCGTCGCCAGCCCCGGCTACCCCTGCTACCGCAACATCCTTTCGGCGCTGGGCTGCGAGGTCGTCGACCTCGCCTGTGGTCCCGACACCCGATTCCAACCCAACGTCGCGATGCTGGCGGCGGCCCACGCGGCGGCACCGCTGGCCGGTGTCGTGGTCGCCAGCCCGGCCAACCCGACCGGGACGGTGATCCCGCCCGAGGAGTTGGCCGCGATCGCCACCTGGTGCGCCGAGACCGGGGTGCGGCTGATCAGCGACGAGGTTTACCACGGCCTGGTCTATCCCGGCGCGCCGGAAACCAGTTGCGCCTGGCAGACCTCACGCGACGCCGTGGTGGTCAACAGCTTTTCCAAGTACTTCGCGATGACGGGCTGGCGGCTGGGTTGGCTGCTGGTGCCGGAGTCGCTGCAGCGCGCGGTGGACCGTCTGACCGGCAACTTCACCATCTGTCCGCCGGTGCTGTCGCAGGTGGCCGCCGTCGCGGCCTTCACCCCGGAGTCCGTCGCGGAGGCCGAGGGCCACCTGGCGCACTACAGCGCCAACCGCACCCGGTTGCTGGACGGGCTGCGCGGGATCGGCATCGACCGGCTGGCACCGACCGACGGCGCGTTCTACGTCTACGCCGACGTTTCCGAATTCACCACCGACTCACTGGGCTTCTGCGAGAAACTGCTGGCCGACACCGGCGTGGCGATCGCCCCGGGCATCGACTTCGATCCGGTGCGCGGCGGCTCCTACGTCCGGCTGTCGTTCGCCGGGCCGACCTCCGACATCGACGAGGCGGTGCGGCGGATCGGCGAGTGGCTGCGCTGA